In Bacteroidales bacterium, one genomic interval encodes:
- a CDS encoding type III pantothenate kinase — protein sequence MTNSGTQLDLLSASRLIIDFGNTFTKTAVFRENKLLELLTGPIISVGELESLKTKYNPQHAIIASVIDIPEGVINYLHKTFHLIQLDQHTPIPISNRYKTPDTLGSDRLAMVVAANSLFPGKNCLVIGAGTCITYDFIDHSATYYGGAISPGISLRFKALHNFTGKLPFVSFNENAENAEITGTTTEQSILSGVLIGSTTEIDGTIDKYRALYQGLQVMLTGGDMNYFKKTLKNRIFAASNLVLTGLNVILDFNVKKQ from the coding sequence ATGACGAATTCCGGTACCCAGCTTGATTTACTTTCAGCATCACGGCTAATAATTGACTTTGGTAATACTTTTACCAAGACGGCTGTTTTTCGGGAAAACAAACTTTTAGAATTACTCACCGGTCCAATCATCTCTGTAGGGGAACTTGAATCATTGAAAACCAAATACAACCCGCAACATGCCATCATTGCCAGCGTCATTGACATTCCTGAAGGTGTAATCAATTATTTGCACAAAACATTTCATCTCATTCAACTCGACCAACACACACCAATACCTATCAGCAACCGATACAAAACACCTGACACACTTGGCAGTGACCGCCTTGCCATGGTTGTAGCTGCAAACAGCCTTTTTCCCGGGAAAAACTGCCTTGTAATCGGCGCCGGAACCTGCATCACCTATGATTTTATTGATCACTCGGCAACCTATTACGGAGGCGCCATTTCACCCGGAATTTCACTGCGTTTTAAGGCGTTGCATAATTTCACCGGCAAGCTGCCGTTTGTTAGTTTCAACGAAAATGCAGAGAATGCAGAAATTACCGGAACTACCACTGAACAATCAATCCTATCAGGTGTGCTCATCGGGTCAACAACCGAAATTGACGGCACAATTGACAAATACAGAGCACTTTACCAAGGATTACAGGTGATGCTGACTGGCGGAGATATGAATTATTTTAAGAAAACGTTAAAAAATCGCATCTTTGCAGCCTCAAATTTGGTACTTACCGGATTAAATGTAATATTAGATTTTAATGTCAAAAAACAATAG
- a CDS encoding RtcB family protein, whose amino-acid sequence MKKLKIRARELKKIGLTDEKAVKLAGQLIEKYYRREDKQKVLGLLEELMLDPAKFADHEHFGELVTLLRRSEAKSEKSTSKSLKRKTIATEFKIYGEDQIDPETLQQMYVAMKLPVTVKGALMADAHLGYGLPIGGVVAAYNAVMPYGVGMDIGCRMCLSVYPESPQLLETHRENLKKILIEHTRFGLAEFNDIGSHELMERKEFREIKFLKDLQKTFYSQLGTSGHGNHFVDVGYVVVNEPTSELGLPTGEYFAIMSHSGSRNFGSAIAKHYTTLARQKLGITGEGALLAWLDLESEEGQEYWQAMTLAGDYSAANHRIIHQKLSKALGSHPIKVVENHHNFALKEKLSDGKSLIIHRKGATPANIGDVGVIPGNMVSPAFIVSGKGNEDSLNSASHGAGRLYSRRRAKSLFTTEKLKMVLKQHDVELIGGALDESPASYKDIHQVMEAQKDLVNVLALFYPKIVRME is encoded by the coding sequence ATGAAAAAACTGAAGATCAGGGCGAGAGAGCTGAAAAAGATCGGGTTAACGGATGAGAAAGCTGTGAAACTGGCCGGTCAGTTGATCGAAAAGTATTACCGGCGTGAAGATAAACAGAAAGTGCTCGGACTGTTGGAGGAGTTGATGCTCGATCCGGCAAAGTTTGCTGATCACGAGCATTTTGGAGAATTGGTTACACTTTTGCGGCGATCAGAAGCGAAATCTGAAAAATCCACATCAAAATCGCTTAAACGTAAAACCATTGCCACCGAATTTAAGATTTATGGCGAAGACCAGATTGATCCGGAAACCCTCCAGCAAATGTACGTAGCCATGAAACTGCCTGTAACTGTGAAAGGGGCTTTGATGGCTGACGCGCATCTTGGCTATGGCCTGCCCATTGGCGGCGTGGTGGCTGCCTACAATGCTGTGATGCCTTATGGCGTGGGAATGGATATCGGTTGCAGAATGTGTTTGTCAGTTTACCCTGAGTCGCCACAGCTGCTTGAAACCCATCGCGAAAACCTGAAAAAAATCCTGATAGAACATACCCGCTTTGGCCTTGCTGAGTTCAACGATATAGGAAGTCATGAGTTGATGGAAAGGAAGGAGTTTAGGGAGATAAAGTTTCTGAAAGATTTACAAAAGACTTTTTACAGTCAGCTGGGTACTTCAGGTCACGGCAATCACTTTGTGGATGTGGGCTATGTGGTGGTGAATGAGCCAACCAGTGAACTTGGGTTACCAACGGGAGAGTACTTTGCCATCATGTCCCACTCAGGTTCGCGCAATTTCGGTTCGGCTATTGCCAAACATTACACCACTTTAGCGCGTCAAAAACTGGGTATTACCGGAGAAGGAGCTTTGCTGGCCTGGCTCGATCTGGAATCAGAGGAAGGGCAGGAGTACTGGCAGGCGATGACGCTGGCCGGCGATTACTCCGCCGCCAATCACCGGATTATCCATCAAAAGCTGTCAAAAGCGTTGGGCAGCCATCCGATAAAAGTCGTTGAAAACCATCATAATTTTGCCTTGAAAGAAAAACTATCCGACGGCAAGTCGCTGATCATCCATCGGAAAGGGGCTACCCCGGCCAACATAGGCGATGTCGGTGTCATTCCCGGGAATATGGTGTCCCCGGCTTTTATCGTTTCAGGGAAAGGAAACGAAGACTCGCTCAACTCTGCATCGCATGGCGCCGGAAGGTTATACTCACGCAGGAGAGCAAAATCACTTTTTACGACTGAAAAACTGAAGATGGTGCTGAAGCAGCACGATGTGGAACTTATCGGTGGTGCACTGGATGAATCACCGGCATCCTACAAAGATATCCATCAGGTGATGGAGGCGCAAAAAGACCTGGTGAATGTTTTGGCGCTATTTTACCCTAAAATTGTACGGATGGAATAA
- a CDS encoding SGNH/GDSL hydrolase family protein translates to MKNLIFLPALILFLMYSCQNKGEVSEAPLAFRFLALGDSYTIGEGVGMEETFPAQLALTLEAGSQFQIETNILAKTGWTTSQLINAIADSIPEGTFDLVTLLIGVNNQYRGLDKTQYRLEFRELLQQAVVFAGHNAKRVIVLSIPDYGVTPFAANLNPQKISEEINIFNAINFDESGRTEAHYIEITSISRKASSDKTLLAGDSLHPSGKMYREWVSKMHPILESIVNLKKSTE, encoded by the coding sequence ATGAAAAACCTGATCTTTTTGCCTGCACTAATCCTGTTTCTTATGTATTCCTGTCAGAACAAAGGAGAAGTAAGTGAGGCACCTTTAGCATTCCGCTTCCTTGCACTTGGAGATTCTTACACCATCGGAGAAGGAGTTGGTATGGAAGAGACTTTTCCTGCGCAGCTCGCTTTAACTTTGGAAGCCGGTAGTCAATTTCAGATCGAAACCAATATTTTAGCCAAAACAGGCTGGACTACCTCGCAGCTGATCAATGCGATTGCCGATTCTATTCCCGAAGGGACTTTTGATTTAGTCACTTTATTAATAGGCGTAAACAATCAATACCGCGGTTTGGATAAAACACAATACCGTCTTGAGTTCAGGGAACTGCTGCAACAAGCAGTTGTCTTTGCCGGCCATAACGCTAAGAGAGTAATTGTCCTGTCAATCCCTGATTATGGAGTAACACCGTTTGCTGCCAATCTGAACCCGCAGAAAATCAGTGAAGAGATCAATATTTTCAATGCGATAAATTTTGATGAATCCGGAAGAACTGAGGCACATTATATCGAAATAACCTCAATTTCAAGAAAGGCTTCCAGTGACAAAACGCTTCTGGCCGGCGACAGCCTGCACCCATCGGGTAAAATGTACCGGGAATGGGTGAGTAAAATGCACCCGATTTTGGAGTCAATAGTCAATTTAAAAAAATCAACTGAATGA
- the arfB gene encoding aminoacyl-tRNA hydrolase, translated as MCTLRERYLENECSFVASRSSGPGGQHVNKVSTRIDLRFNIAASLLLTDEEKARITSRLKKKISEEGIIVVSCQEWRSQLKNKKTAIEKFYEILERALKVPRKRRVTRLPESFRKKRLQDKKLQSEKKNLRKTPPRD; from the coding sequence ATTTGTACACTTAGAGAAAGATACCTGGAGAATGAGTGCAGCTTTGTAGCCTCGCGCAGCAGCGGACCGGGCGGTCAGCATGTGAATAAGGTCAGTACACGGATTGACCTGCGTTTTAATATTGCTGCTTCCCTGCTCCTGACTGATGAAGAAAAAGCAAGGATAACATCGCGTCTGAAAAAGAAGATTTCGGAGGAGGGTATCATAGTGGTTTCATGCCAGGAATGGCGTTCGCAATTAAAAAATAAAAAAACCGCCATCGAGAAATTTTATGAAATACTTGAGCGTGCCCTAAAAGTGCCCCGCAAGCGACGAGTTACCCGCCTTCCGGAATCGTTCAGAAAAAAAAGACTTCAGGATAAAAAGTTGCAGTCGGAAAAGAAAAACCTGCGAAAAACCCCACCACGAGATTAA
- a CDS encoding HlyC/CorC family transporter: MNDYAFIIGALLLSAFFSGMEIAFITANRLKIEVDKSNGILPASILSTFIRIPSKFIGAMLLGNNIALVVYGIFMARILEAPLINFLPLFLKSEFSILLFQTIIATLIVLFIAEFIPKVLFRINSNQILYVFAIPVAIFYYLFYPVIHLFIGFSELVLKSFIKIKFSREHLVFSVIDLDHYLKEFSKDYDSTQEVKQEIQMFQNAIDFRSVKLRECMVPRTEIIALEENDSVSRLRDSFITSGHSKIPIYRDSIDNIIGYTHSADMFKNPHSIKSIMRSIIVVPEAMLANTVLSTFIQENKSIAVVVDEFGGTSGLVTMEDVIEEIFGEIDDEFDVEELTENRISQNEYIFSARLEIDYLNEQYSLNLPESEEYETLAGLIIYYHQSIPELNDIIHINNLEFNILEAKENRIETIKLIVKSDSEN, from the coding sequence ATGAATGATTATGCCTTTATTATTGGAGCTCTGCTGCTTTCAGCTTTTTTTTCAGGTATGGAGATTGCATTCATTACTGCCAACCGTTTAAAAATTGAGGTGGACAAGAGCAATGGAATCCTGCCTGCTAGCATACTTTCAACTTTTATCCGTATTCCTTCAAAGTTTATCGGAGCCATGCTGCTGGGCAACAATATCGCTTTGGTAGTGTATGGCATTTTCATGGCAAGAATACTCGAAGCGCCACTGATCAACTTTTTACCCCTATTTTTAAAATCCGAATTTTCAATCCTGCTTTTTCAAACTATCATAGCAACCCTCATTGTTCTTTTTATTGCTGAATTTATCCCAAAAGTACTTTTCAGGATTAACTCCAACCAGATACTCTATGTTTTTGCCATTCCAGTTGCAATTTTCTATTACCTCTTCTACCCTGTAATTCATCTCTTTATCGGATTTTCTGAATTGGTTCTCAAGAGTTTCATCAAAATCAAGTTTTCACGGGAACACCTGGTCTTTAGTGTTATTGATCTGGACCACTACCTTAAGGAATTCTCAAAGGATTACGACAGTACCCAGGAAGTGAAGCAGGAAATCCAGATGTTTCAGAATGCGATTGATTTCCGCAGTGTTAAACTGAGGGAATGCATGGTTCCCCGTACCGAAATAATAGCGCTTGAGGAAAATGACAGCGTTAGCAGGCTGCGCGATTCATTCATCACCTCAGGGCATTCCAAAATCCCGATTTACCGGGATTCGATTGATAATATTATTGGTTACACGCACTCGGCTGATATGTTTAAAAATCCTCATTCCATAAAATCAATCATGCGGAGTATTATTGTTGTGCCCGAGGCTATGCTGGCCAATACGGTGCTTTCAACTTTTATTCAGGAAAATAAAAGCATTGCGGTAGTAGTGGATGAATTTGGGGGTACGTCAGGGCTGGTCACCATGGAGGATGTTATCGAAGAAATCTTCGGCGAAATAGACGATGAATTTGATGTAGAAGAACTCACCGAAAACCGGATCAGTCAAAATGAATATATTTTCTCGGCAAGGCTCGAAATTGATTACCTGAATGAACAGTATTCATTAAATCTTCCCGAATCAGAAGAATATGAAACCTTAGCCGGACTAATTATTTACTACCATCAAAGTATCCCTGAACTTAACGATATTATCCACATTAACAATCTGGAATTCAATATACTCGAAGCAAAGGAAAACCGGATTGAAACCATAAAACTCATCGTTAAGAGTGATAGTGAAAACTAA
- the lptC gene encoding LPS export ABC transporter periplasmic protein LptC yields MNHQLSNIRITFQKIIAAAFVAAMIFSCKNDMKTISSFTIEENPPAETAKMVEVLYSDSGKVLIRLEAKKLNRFSTDDPYIEFPEGLNLYFFDSLMNVKTTLSANYGISYEKTKIMEVKNDVVINDFEKKEMLNTEHLIWDQRQQKIYSNVFVKRTSPDGVLYGDGFDADESLKSYTLRNPRGIFTIKENEPE; encoded by the coding sequence GTGAACCATCAACTCTCCAATATCAGAATAACATTTCAAAAGATCATTGCTGCAGCATTTGTTGCAGCAATGATCTTTTCATGTAAAAACGACATGAAAACGATCTCTTCATTTACAATCGAGGAGAATCCTCCTGCTGAAACAGCAAAGATGGTTGAAGTGCTTTACAGCGATTCAGGAAAGGTACTCATCAGGCTCGAAGCCAAAAAGTTAAACCGATTTTCTACAGACGACCCATACATTGAATTCCCTGAAGGGTTAAACCTTTATTTTTTTGACTCACTGATGAACGTAAAAACAACCCTGAGCGCTAATTATGGCATTAGTTATGAAAAAACAAAGATTATGGAGGTTAAAAACGACGTGGTGATAAACGATTTTGAAAAGAAAGAAATGCTGAATACTGAGCATTTGATCTGGGATCAGCGACAACAGAAAATCTACTCCAATGTATTTGTCAAAAGAACAAGCCCTGACGGTGTGCTTTATGGTGACGGCTTTGATGCTGACGAAAGCCTGAAATCATACACTCTGAGGAATCCAAGAGGAATTTTTACCATTAAAGAAAATGAACCTGAATAA
- a CDS encoding AMP-binding protein, giving the protein MLKKPKKQNPLSHHLNHLFADTIRQNWHLEAFTDYNGNTLTYRESGEKILYLHQLFAAAKIAKGDKIALLGSNSSMWGITFLGILTYGAIAVPILPDFSTDNIHHIINHSDAKLLFVSESSYEKIDIEHFEHLTGILKLSDYSVMSDPSKRLKDMVEKVSHQFDAKHITQDGIHFGDFNADDICVISYTSGTSGFTKGVMLPRRSIYSNIKFAQENMPLKAGEKIVSFLPLAHAYGLLFEFLFPVTLGCHITFLTRIPSPQIVTKAFQEVKPHLILSVPLVIEKIYKKRILPAIDKPMMKILLHAPVLSGLIQKKVEKKLTESFGGRFYELVIGGAPLSEDVEEFFRKIGFRFTIGYGMTECGPLITYSGWKESKHRSAGRVVDRMQIRIKKENSGDETGEILVKGDNIMSGYYKNEVATKEAFTRDGWLKTGDLGYLDKDGYLFIKGRSKNMILGPSGQNIYPEELEAKISNLPLVQECVVKVQNNRLIAMIYPDREAMESGNMSFGDIELKLKNTIRQFNKELPKYEQIADVEIVDVEFIKTPKRNIKRYLYT; this is encoded by the coding sequence ATGCTCAAAAAACCTAAAAAACAAAACCCACTTTCCCACCATCTCAACCATCTTTTCGCAGATACAATCCGCCAAAACTGGCATTTGGAAGCTTTTACCGATTATAATGGAAATACGTTGACATATCGCGAATCAGGCGAAAAAATTCTCTATCTGCACCAGCTTTTTGCTGCTGCAAAGATTGCAAAAGGGGATAAAATTGCCCTGCTTGGCAGTAACTCATCCATGTGGGGAATAACTTTCCTCGGAATTCTTACCTATGGAGCAATAGCCGTTCCCATCCTGCCAGATTTTTCGACTGATAACATTCATCATATCATCAATCATTCGGATGCTAAATTGCTGTTTGTTTCCGAATCAAGCTATGAAAAAATTGATATCGAACACTTTGAGCACCTTACAGGAATTTTGAAATTATCGGATTACTCGGTTATGTCAGATCCCTCGAAGCGCCTGAAAGATATGGTTGAAAAAGTTAGTCATCAATTTGACGCGAAGCATATTACGCAGGATGGAATTCATTTCGGTGATTTTAATGCTGATGATATCTGTGTTATTTCTTACACCAGCGGAACATCAGGTTTTACAAAGGGGGTAATGCTTCCACGACGGAGCATTTATTCCAACATCAAATTTGCACAGGAAAATATGCCATTGAAAGCAGGCGAAAAAATTGTTTCCTTTCTTCCATTGGCACATGCTTACGGGCTTTTGTTTGAATTCCTGTTTCCAGTGACACTTGGTTGCCACATCACTTTTTTAACCCGAATTCCTTCTCCCCAGATTGTCACCAAAGCATTTCAGGAGGTTAAACCACATTTGATTTTATCTGTGCCGCTTGTCATCGAGAAAATTTATAAAAAACGCATCCTGCCGGCCATTGATAAACCCATGATGAAAATTTTGCTGCATGCACCGGTTCTTTCAGGCTTAATTCAAAAGAAGGTGGAGAAAAAACTTACTGAGTCTTTTGGCGGAAGATTTTATGAACTGGTTATCGGCGGCGCTCCTTTGAGCGAAGATGTGGAGGAGTTTTTCAGAAAAATCGGGTTTCGCTTTACCATTGGTTACGGGATGACTGAATGCGGCCCGCTAATCACCTATTCCGGTTGGAAAGAATCAAAACACCGGTCGGCAGGAAGAGTTGTTGACAGGATGCAAATAAGGATAAAAAAGGAAAATTCCGGGGATGAAACAGGTGAAATTCTTGTAAAAGGCGACAACATCATGAGTGGTTATTACAAAAATGAGGTGGCAACCAAAGAGGCATTTACTAGGGATGGTTGGCTGAAAACCGGTGATCTGGGCTATCTTGACAAAGATGGTTATCTATTTATCAAAGGACGGAGTAAAAATATGATTCTTGGTCCTTCGGGGCAAAATATCTATCCCGAGGAGTTGGAAGCTAAAATCTCCAACCTGCCTCTTGTTCAGGAATGCGTGGTTAAAGTTCAGAACAACAGGCTCATTGCGATGATTTATCCCGATCGTGAAGCCATGGAAAGTGGCAATATGAGTTTTGGGGATATTGAACTGAAGTTGAAAAACACGATCAGGCAATTTAATAAAGAGTTGCCTAAATACGAGCAAATTGCCGATGTGGAGATTGTAGATGTAGAATTTATCAAGACACCTAAAAGAAATATTAAGCGCTATTTGTACACTTAG
- a CDS encoding SurA N-terminal domain-containing protein — MAVIGQIRKHSGLLVVIIGVALAAFVLGDFIKPSQNRPTSVIGEIDGTEIPAQSFNDRVAEQLQNRRDQQQSERITPQDEFQIRQQVWNQLIEEVIMGNEFEIVGLAVTKEELSNEILGEQPNRLVQQSFRDPNSGTFNPEVVRNFLQNLDQQNPDMKRRYLSLERMVKDDIIKTKYRNLLSKNYHIPEAFAKLDHQTKNKSADVRFVAPKYAAVADSLITITDSDLRSYYEEFQYNYKQEETRTLDYVIFEVQPSAEDRQAVKNEIDQIYTQFQNTEDIAAFVNSVSDVRYDSTYRKEAELPVTIARELMESPIGTILPPFSEGETHYVAKIVDRQLRPDSIKMSQLLISFNTASANFKLNERTEDQAKALADSILNALKKTPVKFEELAVKYSDYPSAKEDKGDLGWITDGDPSFANFFKEGVVLKVNEAGKMETGLGIHILLVAEKTNPVDKVKVGLVTRTIEPSSETFREIYRQASKFASENRTLAQFDTAVVNQGLNKRTTERINKMTNRIPGIELSSRRLVQWAFWENTKVGDVSSIFEDEKLFVIAALRETRPEGSTPFDQVKEQIRPLVLNRLKGEYLTKKINDMTISDLGDLARQMNERVDTARNLAFSARNIPGFGSEPAVIGKIFTLEPQKVSAPIAGNTAVFVAIVDRLIPASETADLSTTKFQLKNSFDSRVNANAYLRALEKEVKIEDNRMLFY; from the coding sequence ATGGCAGTAATAGGACAAATCAGAAAACATTCAGGACTACTTGTAGTCATTATTGGCGTAGCGCTGGCGGCTTTTGTTCTGGGAGATTTTATCAAACCCTCTCAAAACAGGCCAACAAGTGTTATTGGTGAAATTGACGGAACTGAGATACCAGCTCAGTCTTTTAACGACAGAGTTGCCGAACAACTCCAGAACAGGCGGGACCAGCAACAATCCGAGCGCATAACGCCTCAGGATGAATTTCAAATCAGACAGCAGGTTTGGAATCAATTGATCGAAGAGGTCATCATGGGTAATGAATTTGAAATCGTGGGATTGGCCGTAACCAAAGAAGAGTTATCAAACGAAATACTTGGCGAACAACCGAACCGATTAGTGCAACAATCATTCAGAGATCCTAATTCAGGAACATTTAATCCTGAAGTGGTTCGTAATTTCCTGCAAAATCTCGATCAGCAGAACCCTGATATGAAAAGGAGATACCTCAGCCTTGAGCGAATGGTTAAAGACGATATCATCAAAACAAAATACAGAAATCTATTATCAAAAAACTATCATATCCCTGAAGCTTTTGCAAAACTTGATCACCAGACCAAGAATAAAAGTGCTGATGTCAGATTTGTTGCACCTAAATATGCCGCAGTAGCTGATTCACTCATCACAATCACGGATAGTGATTTGCGAAGTTACTATGAAGAGTTTCAGTATAATTACAAGCAGGAAGAGACCAGGACACTGGATTATGTAATTTTTGAAGTTCAACCTTCTGCAGAGGATCGTCAAGCTGTAAAAAATGAAATTGACCAGATTTATACCCAGTTTCAAAACACAGAAGACATTGCTGCATTTGTTAACTCTGTTTCAGATGTAAGGTATGACAGTACCTACCGTAAAGAAGCCGAATTACCGGTAACCATTGCAAGAGAACTAATGGAATCGCCAATCGGTACAATACTCCCGCCATTTTCAGAAGGAGAGACACACTATGTTGCAAAAATTGTTGACAGGCAATTGCGTCCCGACTCAATAAAAATGAGCCAGTTGTTAATTTCATTCAATACAGCCAGCGCCAATTTCAAACTGAATGAACGTACTGAGGACCAAGCAAAAGCACTGGCTGACAGCATCTTAAATGCACTGAAGAAAACACCGGTAAAATTTGAAGAACTCGCTGTCAAGTATTCTGACTACCCTTCGGCAAAAGAAGATAAAGGTGATTTGGGATGGATTACCGATGGCGATCCGAGTTTTGCTAATTTCTTTAAAGAGGGCGTTGTTTTAAAAGTAAATGAAGCAGGAAAAATGGAAACCGGATTAGGAATCCATATCCTTCTTGTCGCTGAAAAAACTAATCCCGTTGATAAAGTTAAAGTTGGTTTGGTCACACGTACGATTGAACCCAGCAGCGAGACGTTCCGTGAAATCTACAGGCAAGCCAGCAAATTTGCCAGTGAAAACCGTACCCTCGCCCAGTTCGATACAGCCGTTGTTAATCAAGGCTTAAATAAACGGACTACTGAACGAATTAACAAAATGACCAATCGCATACCAGGGATCGAATTAAGTAGCAGACGACTCGTTCAGTGGGCTTTCTGGGAAAACACAAAAGTGGGCGATGTTTCAAGTATATTTGAAGACGAAAAACTGTTTGTTATTGCTGCTCTCCGCGAAACGAGACCTGAAGGTTCTACACCATTTGACCAGGTTAAAGAACAAATAAGACCTTTAGTGCTAAATCGGCTGAAAGGTGAATACCTGACTAAAAAGATCAACGATATGACTATCAGTGATCTTGGTGATTTGGCAAGACAAATGAATGAAAGAGTTGATACTGCAAGGAATCTTGCGTTTTCAGCAAGAAATATTCCTGGTTTTGGAAGTGAGCCAGCTGTAATAGGTAAAATTTTTACCCTTGAGCCTCAAAAGGTTTCTGCACCTATTGCCGGTAACACTGCGGTATTTGTTGCTATCGTTGATCGTTTAATTCCGGCTTCAGAAACAGCTGACCTTAGTACAACAAAATTCCAGTTGAAAAACTCATTTGATTCAAGAGTAAATGCAAATGCATATCTCAGGGCATTGGAAAAAGAGGTTAAAATTGAAGATAACAGAATGTTGTTTTATTAA
- the kynU gene encoding kynureninase, with translation MNDFTFEANAEFALQLDRLDELKMFRNQFFIQDSELIYLDGNSLGRLPLVTRQLLTGAVDNQWGKRLIRSWNEGWYDLPKVISGKIAKIIGADADEVMACDSTSMNLYKLAWAAIKGQKGRTKIVSDELNFPTDLYVLQSIIHQFGAEYELVLAPSDNGVGVSLEALSSVIDENTALVVLSHVAFKSAFMYDMQKVNELAHSHGALIIWDLSHAAGAVPLHLSASGADMAVGCTYKYLNGGPGSPAFLYVSRKLHNQLISPVWGWFGDERPFAFDHHYKPAAGIAKFMVGTPPILSLAAIEPGLDIILAAGLEKLREKSIKQTDYLIFLAKNFLIPLGFQFGSPLNHFERGSHVSLQHPEAYRICQAMINPTDGSHAIIPDFRSPDNIRFGITPIYTTYEEIYQAIRRLEEITSKKWFENYSKKILAVT, from the coding sequence ATGAACGATTTTACCTTTGAAGCAAATGCTGAATTTGCTTTACAACTGGACCGGTTGGATGAACTTAAGATGTTTCGTAACCAGTTTTTTATTCAGGATAGCGAATTGATTTACCTGGATGGAAACTCTCTGGGCAGATTGCCACTTGTTACCCGGCAGTTACTTACCGGGGCTGTCGATAATCAATGGGGTAAAAGGTTGATTCGTAGTTGGAATGAGGGGTGGTATGATCTTCCGAAGGTGATAAGCGGGAAAATTGCAAAGATCATTGGGGCTGATGCTGACGAAGTAATGGCCTGCGACTCCACCTCCATGAATTTGTACAAACTGGCATGGGCTGCTATCAAAGGCCAAAAAGGCCGAACTAAAATCGTAAGTGATGAATTGAATTTCCCGACCGATTTGTATGTGCTTCAGAGTATTATACACCAGTTCGGGGCTGAATATGAGTTGGTCCTTGCGCCATCGGACAATGGGGTTGGGGTTAGCTTGGAAGCGCTTTCATCGGTCATCGACGAAAACACTGCGCTGGTGGTTTTGTCGCACGTAGCTTTCAAAAGCGCGTTTATGTATGACATGCAGAAAGTGAATGAACTGGCTCATTCCCATGGCGCGCTCATCATTTGGGATTTGAGTCATGCTGCCGGAGCTGTTCCTTTGCATTTGTCGGCATCAGGCGCCGATATGGCTGTGGGATGCACCTATAAATATTTAAACGGTGGCCCTGGCTCACCGGCGTTTCTTTATGTAAGCCGGAAGTTGCATAACCAACTCATATCGCCTGTCTGGGGTTGGTTTGGTGATGAACGGCCATTTGCGTTTGATCACCATTACAAGCCCGCAGCAGGCATTGCAAAATTCATGGTTGGAACTCCTCCTATCCTCTCACTGGCTGCTATTGAGCCGGGGCTGGATATCATTCTTGCTGCCGGATTGGAAAAATTAAGGGAAAAGAGCATCAAGCAAACTGATTATCTGATTTTTCTGGCAAAAAACTTTCTTATCCCATTAGGATTTCAATTTGGATCGCCGTTAAATCATTTCGAACGAGGTTCTCACGTTTCGTTGCAGCACCCTGAGGCTTACCGCATTTGCCAGGCTATGATCAACCCAACTGACGGGAGTCATGCAATTATTCCCGATTTCAGATCACCCGATAACATCCGGTTTGGAATCACTCCGATTTACACAACTTATGAAGAGATTTATCAGGCAATCCGCCGGCTTGAGGAAATCACATCAAAAAAATGGTTTGAAAACTATTCAAAAAAGATATTGGCTGTAACCTGA